From Coturnix japonica isolate 7356 chromosome 3, Coturnix japonica 2.1, whole genome shotgun sequence, the proteins below share one genomic window:
- the HTR1E gene encoding 5-hydroxytryptamine receptor 1E, translated as MNFTNCTTEASVAAKPKTVTEKMIVTLTLATITTLTMLLNSAVIAAISTTKKLHQPANYLICSLAVTDLLVAVLVMPLSITYIMIDKWTLGYFICEIWLSVDMTCCTCSILHLCVIALDRYWAITDAIEYARKRTAKRAGLMIVTVWTISIFISMPPLFWRNHHSVSIPSECRIQHDHVIYTIYSTFGAFYIPLTLILILYYRIYHAAKSLYQKRGSSRHLSNRSTDSQNSFASCKLTQTFCVSDFSTSDPTTEFDKINASVRIPPFENDLDLVGDRQQISTTRERKAARILGLILGAFILSWLPFFIKELLVGLHLCIVSPEVADFLTWLGYVNSLINPLLYTSFNEDFKLAFRKLIRCREHT; from the coding sequence ATGAATTTCACAAACTGTACCACTGAAGCCAGTGTGGCTGCAAAGCCAAAAACTGTAACTGAGAAGATGATTGTTACCCTGACCTTGGCCACAATCACAACCCTGACTATGCTGCTGAACTCTGCTGTCATCGCAGCAATCTCCACAACCAAGAAGCTCCACCAGCCTGCAAATTATTTAATATGCTCACTCGCTGTGACAGACCTCCTTGTTGCTGTCCTTGTCATGCCCTTGAGTATCACTTACATAATGATAGATAAGTGGACTTTGGGATACTTCATCTGTGAGATCTGGTTGAGCGTCGACATGACCTGTTGCACGTGTTCAATTCTCCACCTATGTGTTATTGCTCTGGACAGGTACTGGGCAATCACTGACGCCATCGAATATGCcaggaaaagaacagcaaaaaggGCTGGGTTGATGATAGTCACCGTGTGGACTATCTCCATTTTCATATCAATGCCCCCTTTGTTTTGGAGAAACCACCACAGCGTCAGTATCCCCAGTGAGTGTCGCATTCAGCACGACCATGTCATCTACACTATTTATTCCACATTTGGGGCGTTTTACATACCCTTGACTTTGATCCTGATCCTCTACTACAGAATCTACCATGCTGCAAAGAGTCTCTACCAGAAGCGGGGCTCGAGCCGCCATCTCAGCAACAGGAGCACCGACAGCCAAAATTCCTTTGCCAGCTGCAAGCTCACGCAGACGTTCTGTGTCTCGGACTTCTCCACCTCTGACCCCACTACAGAGTTTGATAAAATTAATGCATCCGTGAGGATCCCTCCTTTTGAGAATGACTTGGACCTAGTTGGCGACCGGCAGCAGATTTCCACCACACGGGAGAGAAAGGCTGCTCGCATCTTGGGACTGATTTTAGGGGCTTTCATTTTGTCCTGGTTACCCTTTTTCATCAAGGAGCTGCTTGTGGGCCTCCACCTTTGCATTGTCTCTCCAGAAGTAGCAGACTTCTTGACCTGGCTGGGATATGTCAACTCCCTCATCAACCCTTTGCTGTACACGAGCTTTAATGAAGATTTCAAGCTGGCCTTCAGAAAACTCATCAGGTGTCGAGAACATACTTAA